One region of Trichoderma breve strain T069 chromosome 7 map unlocalized scaffold00007, whole genome shotgun sequence genomic DNA includes:
- a CDS encoding gti1/Pac2 family domain-containing protein, which translates to MASQSPLNPTFKGHVATTWDALLLFEACLQGQINHVPRRPHDRERQELISSGNIFIYEEHASGIKRWTDGISWSPSRILGNFLIYRELDKPFPPGEKKRALKRKRGSQGVNKATPRSNSTVLDPATIARDPERSLVGSLVDSYLFKERGLVKKTISITFQGVPHHLVSYYSIEDVDNKSLMTPSEANFFSHIKPRTELVMSQNFRNPVDEVTLFGQEDNGFMGANAHFYNMGAHVANFSPHSHVAQVADYGSQVMMSQALPVSTMAVAPMAAYSRADYEYLAQQHQPHDHFEAQVEAQAQAEAQARYAHRHHSFQYHDHIPQGQLPQEALHHQQIQQQQMHHHQQQLQRQQQLQHQMHAIQMQQQQQQFHHQMHQPQPDEQRQHQLSHPSPHQQDVQPDEQQQNGEGFDWSNYQGPNDYYYPQQP; encoded by the coding sequence ATGGCCAGCCAATCACCTCTAAACCCTACATTCAAGGGGCACGTAGCCACCACCTGGGATGCACTTCTCCTCTTCGAAGCGTGCTTGCAGGGTCAAATTAACCATGTGCCTCGACGTCCGCATGATCGTGAACGCCAAGAGCTCATTTCTAGcggcaacatcttcatctatGAGGAGCATGCCTCTGGCATCAAGCGCTGGACAGACGGTATCTCTTGGAGTCCTAGCCGCATCCTCGGCAACTTTCTCATCTACCGCGAGCTAGACAAGCCCTTTCCTCCCGGCGAAAAGAAACGTGCGCTCAAGAGAAAACGAGGTTCTCAGGGCGTCAACAAGGCCACTCCTCGGTCCAACTCAACTGTCCTAGACCCGGCCACCATCGCCCGAGACCCAGAACGGTCGCTGGTCGGTTCTCTGGTGGACTCTTATCTGTTCAAAGAAAGGGGACTCGTCAAGAAGACAATTTCCATCACCTTCCAGGGTGTGCCGCACCATCTGGTCAGCTACTACAGTATAGAAGACGTTGACAACAAGTCTCTGATGACCCCGAGCGAGGCCAACTTCTTTTCACACATCAAGCCTCGCACCGAGCTTGTCATGTCCCAAAACTTCCGCAATCCTGTGGATGAAGTCACCTTGTTTGGCCAGGAAGACAATGGCTTCATGGGTGCCAACGCGCACTTCTACAACATGGGTGCCCACGTCGCCAACTTCTCCCCACACTCTCATGTTGCCCAGGTTGCCGATTACGGCTCTCAAGTCATGATGTCTCAAGCCCTGCCGGTGTCAACCATGGCCGTCGCTCCGATGGCTGCCTACTCTAGAGCAGACTACGAATACCTTGCCCAGCAGCACCAACCTCATGATCACTTTGAAGCTCAAGTGGAAGCCCAAGCTCAGGCGGAGGCCCAGGCACGCTAtgctcatcgccatcattcATTTCAATATCACGACCACATTCCGCAAGGTCAACTGCCGCAAGAGGCATTGCACCACCAGCAGatacaacagcagcagatgcaccaccaccaacagcagctacagcgccagcaacagctgcaacATCAAATGCATGCGATACAAatgcagcaacaacaacagcagtTTCACCACCAAATGCACCAGCCGCAGCCCGacgagcagcggcagcaccagTTGTCCCACCCATCACCGCACCAGCAAGATGTGCAGCCAGATGAGCAGCAACAGAACGGCGAGGGTTTTGACTGGTCCAATTATCAGGGACCAAACGATTACTACTATCCTCAACAACCATAG
- a CDS encoding MBOAT, membrane-bound o-acyltransferase family domain-containing protein, which produces MLLFLHRPFEALATKLAASPDELKLTFSFLLSYPLAGILKRLPDAKPLQKNIFIICVSLFYLVGLFDLWDGILTLAISAGGTYAIAKFLRGSPYMPWIGFFFVMGHMSVSHIQRQIANTPDVVDITGAQMVLIMKLSAFCWNVADGQLPADQLSELQQNRALKELPPLIDYIAYVLFFPSLFAGPAFDYAEYRRWIDTTMFDVPAQIDPAKKPPVRKKRKIPRSGTPATKKAVTGLVWIGLFVGLSGKFSHTHVTDPSFTERSFLHRVFLIHMASQVTRFKFYGVWALTEGACILAGLGYNGIDPATGKVSWNRLQNVDPWTVETAQNPRAYLAGWNMNTNNWLRNYIYLRVTPRGKKPGFRASMTTFVTSAFWHGFYPGYYLSFMLASLIQTSAKNFRRHVRPFFLDPITGNPTPKKKYYDFATYLVTQLTFSFTTLPFLVLGFKDSFRAWSHVYFYAFIWTTASLAFFASPGKALLKKKLESRQGKASARLKRSTSSESLSGMEPILGISKDPEEDIAEAVNEFKAEIAALQKRKTR; this is translated from the exons ATGCTGTTATTTCTACACAGGC CTTTCGAGGCGCTGGCGACgaagcttgctgcttctcccGACGAAC TTAAGTTGACCTTTTCGTTCCTTCTGTCGTACCCGTTGGCGGGCATCCTCAAGCGTCTGCCGGACGCGAAGCCGCTGCAAAAGAACATCTTTATTATATG CGTCTCGCTCTTCTACCTCGTCGGCCTCTTCGACCTGTGGGATGGCATCCTCACTCTGGCCATCAGCGCGGGCGGCACCTACGCCATTGCAAAGTTCCTGCGCGGCAGCCCCTACATGCCCTGGATcggtttcttcttcgtcatggGCCACATGTCTGTTAGCCACATCCAGCGCCAGATCGCAAACACACCAGACGTGGTCGACATCACCGGCGCCCAGATGGTGCtcatcatgaagctctcGGCCTTTTGCTGGAACGTGGCCGATGGGCAGCTGCCCGCCGACCAGCTGtccgagctgcagcagaaccGCGCCCTCAAGGAGCTCCCGCCGCTCATCGACTACATTGCCTacgtcctcttcttcccctcgcTGTTCGCCGGCCCGGCCTTTGACTATGCCGAGTATCGCCGCTGGATCGACACAACCATGTTCGACGTCCCCGCCCAGATCGATCCCGCCAAGAAGCCTCCCGTGcgcaagaagcgcaagattCCTCGCAGCGGCACCCCTGCCACCAAGAAGGCCGTCACCGGGCTCGTCTGGATCGGCCTCTTCGTTGGCCTGTCGGGCAAGTTTAGCCACACCCACGTTACCGACCCGTCCTTCACCGAGCGATCGTTCCTCCACCgcgtcttcctcatccacaTGGCCAGTCAGGTGACGCGCTTCAAGTTCTACGGCGTGTGGGCGCTGACCGAGGGTGCTTGTATCCTGGCCGGCTTGGGCTACAACGGCATCGATCCCGCCACTGGAAAGGTTTCGTGGAACCGCCTGCAAAACGTCGATCCCTGGACTGTTGAGACGGCTCAGAATCCTCGAGCGTATCTGGCTGGATGGAACATGAATACCAACAACTGGCTGCGCAACTACATCTACCTCCGAGTGACGCCCCGAGGCAAGAAGCCTGGTTTCCGAGCCAGCATGACGACGTTTGTCACCAGTGCCTTTTGGCACGGATTCTACCCTGGCTACTATCTCAGCTTTATGCTGGCCAGTCTGATCCAAACGTCCGCCAAGA ACTTCCGCCGACACGTTCGCCCCTTTTTCCTCGATCCCATCACAGGAAACCCCacgcccaagaagaagtacTACGACTTCGCCACCTACCTCGTCACTCAGCTCACATTCTCCTTTACCACGCTGCCCTTCCTCGTCCTGGGCTTCAAGGACTCATTCCGCGCCTGGTCCCACGTCTACTTTTACGCCTTCATCTGGACCACGGCATCGCTCGCCTTCTTCGCGTCTCCCGGAAAGGCCCTGCTtaagaagaagctcgagagtCGTCAGGGCAAGGCTAGCGCCCGGCTCAAGCGCTCGACGAGCAGCGAGAGCCTCTCGGGCATGGAGCCGATTCTGGGCATCTCGAAGGATCCTGAGGAGGACATTGCGGAGGCTGTGAATGAGTTTAAGGCGGAGATTGCGGCGCTGCAGAAGCGGAAGACGcgatga